In Bacteroidota bacterium, the genomic window CATTTTTCAGGACATGGATCTCTCTGGCTGCAGGCTCACTTCAAGCGATTTGACAGACAGCGTTTTCGAAGGTGCAACGCTAAAGCGGGTTGATTTGCAGCACAGCAACCTCAAAGGTGCAGATTTTAGCCGTGCGGATTTATCCGGAGCAGATTTGCGGGGCGCCCAACACTATACCATAGACCCCACCGACAGCCGACTGACGAAGGCCCGATTCTCCTATCCCGAAGTGCTCGTGCTCCTCAATCGTTTTGGGGTAAAGGTTGATTAAGGCTTGTTTGCCGGCCGCGGAAAAAAAAGTGTATACAATACCGGGCTAAAACGTCTGTTAAATCTGGCAGTTTTGTGGCAGTTTTGTGTCTGGATGTAATTGTGAAGGAATTGGTAAGATACTTGATGTCCCCAAACCAAAATGTTCTTTGATCTCATTTGATCGAGCCCCCCGCCCAGATTAAAGAAAAGAATTGCGTTAAGTAATGAGAAAGGATAAGGAATATGAGAACGCTTGCTCTTCTGTTTTTGATTTGGGGGATTTCACAATTCTATTTGTCGCTCGAAACCCCTCTGCTCCCCGAAGCTCAACACCCCCCTCTCTTAGCAGTGTATACGACGAAGACACCTACGGCCGAATTGACTGAAGGCATCACTTGTACGTCGTCTGAGCTGCTCCGCAAACAAATGGTATACCTTATTAATAAGGCGCGGTCGCAACCACGTCAGTGTGGGGTGATTGCGTTTGAAGGTGCACCTCCCGTTGCGTGGAATTACACGCTCGAACGCGCTGCCAGGCTACATGCATACAACATGGCAACAGAAAACTTCTTTGCCCATCGTGGTCCTGACAGCACACATGTTGGCATTCGTGTGCAGGAGTTTGGGTACAACTGGCGTTACGTTGGTGAAAACATTTATGCCGGCATAGAAACAGTATCTGATGCGGTATATGGATGGTTGGATAGTGAAGGTCACTGCAAAACCATCATGAATCCGGATTATACCGAACTTGGTGCTGCATGCGTTACAAACCAGGCATCGCAGTACGAAAGTTACTGGGCGCAAGTATTTGCTTCACCAATGAAATAATCGTCAATGAAAGAATGGCCCTGCGAAACACAGGGACAAAAATTAAGGGGTGTGTGTACAGGTTTTGGTTATTGCCTGCGCACACCCCTTTTTTGTTTAGGAATCAAATTTGATCAACAATTAAGATGCCCTTATTACGCTGAGAAACACCATGAAAGTAAGCCGCTTTACCACGATT contains:
- a CDS encoding CAP domain-containing protein, whose translation is MYTTKTPTAELTEGITCTSSELLRKQMVYLINKARSQPRQCGVIAFEGAPPVAWNYTLERAARLHAYNMATENFFAHRGPDSTHVGIRVQEFGYNWRYVGENIYAGIETVSDAVYGWLDSEGHCKTIMNPDYTELGAACVTNQASQYESYWAQVFASPMK